One stretch of Leadbetterella byssophila DSM 17132 DNA includes these proteins:
- the hemB gene encoding porphobilinogen synthase — MLILNRRPRRNRVSAGVRDMVAEHSLSVNDFIFPMFVQEGKDIKVEISSMPGIYRFSLDQLLVEIEDVVAHGIKSICLFPNYPESKKDAVGSESYKEGTLYLNALSEIKNKFPELVVMTDVALDPYSSDGHDGIVKDGKILNDESVEVLVKMSVAQAKAGADIIGPSDMMDGRVGAIRQALDAEGFTHTSIMSYTAKYASAFYGPFRDALESAPKFGDKKTYQMNPANVKEAILEAELDFEEGADMLMVKPAFSYLDVIKTLKENFPLPITAYNVSGEYAMIKAAAQNGWIDGDKAMMEMLISMKRAGADIILTYFAKDAARLLS; from the coding sequence ATGTTAATACTCAACAGAAGGCCTCGTAGAAACCGCGTAAGTGCAGGTGTGAGGGATATGGTGGCAGAGCATAGTCTCTCTGTGAATGACTTTATTTTCCCCATGTTCGTGCAAGAAGGAAAGGACATTAAGGTAGAGATCTCTTCTATGCCGGGGATTTACAGATTCAGTCTGGATCAATTATTGGTGGAGATAGAAGACGTGGTAGCACATGGAATCAAGTCTATCTGTTTATTTCCAAATTATCCTGAAAGTAAGAAGGATGCAGTAGGTTCCGAGAGCTACAAGGAAGGAACCTTGTATTTGAATGCTTTATCAGAAATCAAAAACAAATTCCCTGAATTAGTAGTGATGACGGATGTGGCTTTGGACCCTTATAGTTCAGATGGTCATGACGGAATCGTGAAAGATGGAAAGATATTGAATGATGAGTCAGTAGAAGTGTTGGTGAAGATGTCTGTAGCCCAGGCTAAGGCAGGAGCTGATATCATCGGGCCATCAGATATGATGGACGGCAGGGTTGGTGCTATTAGACAAGCACTGGATGCTGAAGGATTTACCCATACCTCCATTATGTCATATACTGCGAAATATGCTTCAGCGTTCTATGGTCCATTTAGGGATGCATTAGAGTCAGCTCCTAAGTTTGGAGACAAGAAGACCTATCAGATGAATCCGGCTAACGTGAAGGAAGCTATCCTTGAGGCTGAGTTAGATTTTGAGGAAGGAGCTGACATGTTGATGGTGAAACCTGCATTCTCTTACTTGGACGTGATCAAGACTTTGAAAGAAAATTTCCCATTGCCTATCACGGCCTATAATGTTTCCGGAGAATACGCTATGATCAAAGCGGCTGCCCAGAACGGTTGGATAGACGGAGATAAGGCCATGATGGAAATGCTGATCAGCATGAAACGTGCAGGGGCTGATATTATCTTGACCTACTTCGCGAAAGACGCTGCCCGACTATTGTCTTAA
- a CDS encoding glutamate-5-semialdehyde dehydrogenase: protein MLQQTQQASIALRRLSYEQRAALLLEIAKLLRRYSNDILEANAKDLASFPTSDPLYDRLLLDAGRIERLASAVEQVSTLEDPVGKVLIDKILPNGLRLKKITVPMGVIGIIYESRPNVTIDVAVLCLLSGNAAVLKGGKEAFYSNTALVSILHKALAKSGLPTELVQLLPTDRRYTTELLQAEKYVDLIIPRGSQSLINYVRENAKIPCIETGAGVCHTYVAKNANLEMAAKIIINAKGSRPSVCNALDCLIVHEDVVESLAPLLKSGLEQYGISVYADEVSFPYFKRLQVPVTPALEENFGKEWLDYKLSVKTVKDLNEALAHIQKYSSKHSEAILTVDEEEAQRFLQEVDAAAVYHNASTRFTDGGEFGLGAEIGISTQKLHARGPFALEKLVTEKWIVLGEGQIR from the coding sequence ATGCTACAACAAACCCAACAAGCTTCCATTGCTTTAAGAAGATTAAGTTATGAGCAAAGAGCAGCTCTCTTGCTTGAAATTGCCAAATTACTAAGAAGGTATAGTAATGATATTTTGGAGGCCAATGCGAAAGATCTGGCCTCCTTTCCTACCTCTGACCCTCTGTATGACCGACTACTTCTGGATGCGGGTAGAATAGAAAGACTAGCCAGCGCGGTGGAGCAGGTAAGTACACTGGAAGATCCTGTAGGAAAGGTATTGATAGATAAAATCCTACCCAATGGCTTAAGATTAAAGAAGATCACTGTGCCTATGGGGGTAATCGGAATCATCTATGAGTCTCGCCCTAATGTCACCATAGACGTGGCGGTACTTTGCTTACTTTCGGGCAATGCAGCAGTATTAAAAGGAGGAAAAGAAGCTTTTTATTCCAATACCGCTTTAGTAAGCATCTTACATAAAGCGTTAGCAAAATCAGGACTTCCCACAGAATTAGTCCAGCTCTTACCCACAGATAGAAGATATACCACAGAACTCCTTCAGGCGGAGAAGTATGTGGACCTGATCATACCCAGAGGTTCCCAATCCTTGATCAATTACGTACGCGAAAACGCCAAGATTCCCTGCATTGAAACTGGTGCCGGTGTATGTCACACCTATGTAGCCAAAAATGCAAACTTAGAAATGGCGGCTAAAATCATCATCAATGCCAAAGGATCCCGCCCTTCAGTATGTAATGCTTTGGATTGCTTAATAGTGCATGAAGATGTGGTAGAGTCCCTGGCTCCACTGTTGAAAAGCGGCCTGGAGCAGTACGGCATATCTGTATATGCTGATGAAGTGAGCTTCCCCTATTTTAAAAGATTACAAGTGCCCGTTACACCGGCTCTCGAAGAAAACTTCGGTAAGGAATGGTTGGATTACAAGCTAAGTGTCAAAACGGTTAAGGACTTGAATGAAGCTTTGGCCCACATACAAAAGTACTCTTCGAAACACTCCGAAGCCATCCTCACAGTGGATGAAGAAGAGGCCCAAAGATTCCTGCAGGAAGTAGACGCTGCGGCAGTATATCACAATGCCTCTACGCGCTTTACTGATGGAGGGGAATTTGGATTAGGTGCCGAAATAGGCATATCCACTCAAAAACTTCATGCCAGAGGGCCTTTCGCCCTTGAAAAACTAGTTACTGAAAAGTGGATAGTCCTAGGTGAAGGTCAAATAAGATAA
- a CDS encoding 3-keto-disaccharide hydrolase: MEYNSPMRYTYLILLALLVSCKAEKAIFNGKNLKGWTPKIHHHEYGDNYANTYRVKDGVIQVRYDGYDSFNERYGHLFYKKPYENFHLSLEYKFTGIWRTDAPSYTHLNSGVMFHSQDPRTILKEQDWPISVEMQFLAEEKPGVPRPTGNMCSPGTDVVYQGEKDPRHCIDSNSPTIKPGEWVKAELIVYGDSLIRHIINGQVVLEYTKPTMGGGVVNGADPKIFIPGTPLKSGYIGLQSEGQEIDFRNIKIKKL, from the coding sequence ATGGAATACAACTCACCTATGCGTTATACCTATCTAATCCTATTGGCACTCCTTGTTTCTTGCAAGGCAGAAAAGGCCATCTTTAACGGGAAGAACCTAAAAGGCTGGACTCCGAAAATCCATCACCACGAGTACGGCGATAACTATGCCAATACCTACCGGGTGAAAGATGGAGTAATCCAGGTTAGATATGACGGATATGACTCCTTCAATGAAAGATACGGTCACCTCTTCTACAAGAAACCTTACGAAAACTTCCACCTCAGTTTAGAGTATAAGTTCACAGGTATCTGGAGGACTGACGCTCCTTCCTACACGCATTTGAATTCTGGAGTGATGTTCCATTCTCAAGACCCTAGGACCATATTAAAAGAGCAGGATTGGCCCATTTCCGTAGAGATGCAATTCCTAGCAGAAGAAAAACCAGGTGTTCCGCGTCCTACAGGGAACATGTGCTCGCCAGGTACAGATGTGGTCTATCAAGGAGAGAAAGATCCGAGGCACTGCATAGATTCAAATTCCCCTACCATTAAACCCGGAGAGTGGGTAAAAGCTGAATTAATAGTTTACGGGGATTCCTTGATCCGACATATCATCAACGGTCAAGTAGTCCTAGAATACACAAAGCCTACTATGGGAGGCGGGGTAGTGAATGGTGCGGATCCGAAGATATTCATTCCCGGCACTCCCCTGAAATCCGGGTATATAGGACTACAGAGTGAGGGCCAGGAAATTGATTTCAGAAATATTAAGATCAAAAAGCTTTAA